CGCCCAGCATGATGAAGGCCAGCACGGTGACGGACAGCGCCGCCGCAGGGAAGAACAGCACGTAGGGCGCCGTCCGGATGACCTTCTGGGCGGAGGAGATGTCGATGCCCCAGGAGATGGTCGGGTCCTGCAGACCGATGCCGAGGAAGCTCAGCGTCGCCTCGGTGGCGATGTAGCCGCCGAGCGCGATGGTGGCGACGACGATCACCGGGGCGATCGCGTTCGGCAGGATGTGCCGGAACATCAGCCGGCCCGTCCCGGCGCCGAGCGCCCGCCCGGCCACCACGTAGTCGGCCTGTTTGACGGTCAGCACCGCGCCGCGCATCACCCGGGCGATCTGGGTCCAGCCGAGCACGCCCAGGGCGATGACCACGCTCCACACCGTGCGGGTGGAGAAGGCGTTCAGCATCACCAGCGCGCCGAGCAGCAGCGGGATGCCGAAGAAGATGTCGATGATCCGGGAGATCACCGCGTCGACGGCGCCGCCGAAGTAGCCGGCGACCATCCCGGTCAGCCCGCCGAGCACGGTGACGGCGGCGGTCACGAAGATGCCGACGGTGATCGAGGCGCGGGCGCCGTAGATCACCCGGGCGTAGATGGACCGGCCCTGCGCGTCGTAGCCGAACCAGCCGGCCCCGAAGACGTCGCCCCAGTCCGGCCGCTTCAGGTAGTCGTTGACCAGGTCGGCCTTGCGCGGGTCGGCGTCGGTGAACGCCCAGGGGAAGATCGCCATCAGCACCAGCAGCAGGATCAGCACCGCGGAGATCAGGAAGATGGGCCGCCGGCGCAGGTCCCGCCAGGCGTCGCCCCAGAGGCTGCGGGCCTCCTCCCGCTTCACCGCGTCGCGTTCGACCAGGGTCTCCTGCTCGACCGCCATGCCCTGCTCCCCTGCGTAGTCGAGGCGGGAGACGCCGGGCTTGGGGTGCGGTTCGTACGAGTCCTCGTCGTGGATGTCAGGCATAGCGGATCCTCGGGTCCAGGACCGCGTAGAGCAGGTCGACGAGCAGGCTGGCGACCAGGTAGACGATCACCAGCACGGTCACGATGCCGACCACGGTGGGGCCTTCCTTGTGGTTGATCGCCCGGTACAGGACGTTGCCGATGCCCTGCACGTTGAAGATGCCCTCGGTGACGATCGCCCCGCCCATAAGCGCACCGAGGTCGGTGCCGAGGAAGGTGACCACCGGGATCAGCGAGTTGCGCAGCAGGTGGCGGGTGATGATGGTCCGTCGGGGCAGGCCCTTGGCGACGGCGGTGCGGATGTAGTCGGCCCGCAGGTTCTCGCCGATGGACGTCCGGGTGAGCCGGGCGACGTACGCCAGCGAGAGCGAGCCCAGGACGACGGCCGGCAGCACGAGCTGGGAGAGGTCGTAGCTGTCCTGGACGGTCGGCGTGACCCAGCCCAGGTTGGTGGCGAACACCGTCTGTGCGATGTAGGCCAGCACGAAGACCGGGATCGAGATCACCACCAGGGTCAGGATCAGCACCAGGGTGTCCGGGATGCTGCCGCGCCGCAGCCCGGAGACCACGCCGAGGGCGAGGCCCAGGACCATCTCGAAGACGAAGGCCATCAGCGCCAGCCGGATGGTGACCGGGAAGGCGTCCGCCATGATCTCGGAGACCGGACGGCCCGTGAAGCTGGTTCCGAAGTCCCCCTGGAAGAGGTTCCCCATG
The genomic region above belongs to Streptomyces sp. 1331.2 and contains:
- a CDS encoding ABC transporter permease, with the translated sequence MAVEQETLVERDAVKREEARSLWGDAWRDLRRRPIFLISAVLILLLVLMAIFPWAFTDADPRKADLVNDYLKRPDWGDVFGAGWFGYDAQGRSIYARVIYGARASITVGIFVTAAVTVLGGLTGMVAGYFGGAVDAVISRIIDIFFGIPLLLGALVMLNAFSTRTVWSVVIALGVLGWTQIARVMRGAVLTVKQADYVVAGRALGAGTGRLMFRHILPNAIAPVIVVATIALGGYIATEATLSFLGIGLQDPTISWGIDISSAQKVIRTAPYVLFFPAAALSVTVLAFIMLGDAVRDALDPKLR
- a CDS encoding ABC transporter permease, with the protein product MGSYVLRRVLQMIPVFFGTTLLIFLMVYSLPGDPVAALFGEKAADPAVVASIKHTYYLDQPIWKQYLHYMGNLFQGDFGTSFTGRPVSEIMADAFPVTIRLALMAFVFEMVLGLALGVVSGLRRGSIPDTLVLILTLVVISIPVFVLAYIAQTVFATNLGWVTPTVQDSYDLSQLVLPAVVLGSLSLAYVARLTRTSIGENLRADYIRTAVAKGLPRRTIITRHLLRNSLIPVVTFLGTDLGALMGGAIVTEGIFNVQGIGNVLYRAINHKEGPTVVGIVTVLVIVYLVASLLVDLLYAVLDPRIRYA